A single Populus nigra chromosome 13, ddPopNigr1.1, whole genome shotgun sequence DNA region contains:
- the LOC133671542 gene encoding O-fucosyltransferase 1-like isoform X3 produces MRRRLGHQRQHGKQGGGGGLLAKLSIAVLFLLICSLSLLSAPFTPNTNGSTAPSQINVEELWKSANSGGWKPSSAPRSKWPPPPKETNGYLRVRCNGGLNQQRSAICNAVLAARIMNATLVLPELDANSFWHDDSGFHGLYDVEHFIQSLRFDVQIVERIPEIHKNGKTKKIKAFQLRPPRDAPISWYTTDALKKMKEHGAIYLSPFSHRLAEEIDNPEYQRLRCRVNYHALRFKPHIMKLSESIVDKLRSQGHFMAIHLRFEMDMLSFAGCFDIFTPAEQKILKKYRKENFADKTLIYKERRAIGKCPLTPEEVGLILRAMGFNNSTRIYLAAGELFGGERFMTPFRALFPRLENHSSVDASEELATNSQGLIGSAVDYMVCLLADIFMPTYDGPSNFANNLLGHRLYYGFRTNIRPDRKGLAPVFIARENGRTAGFEEAVRHVMLKTNFGGPHKRISPESFYTNSWPECFCQMETQNPAHKCPSENVMQNLHSQLVTENIDMEQYNRSDSTDIR; encoded by the exons ATGAGGAG AAGATTAGGTCACCAAAGGCAGCACGGGAagcaaggaggaggaggaggattatTAGCCAAACTATCGATTGCAGTCCTTTTTCTCTTGATCTGCTCTCTTTCTTTACTCTCCGCTCCATTTACTCCTAACACTAACGGATCCACCGCACCATCTCAG ATAAATGTAGAAGAGCTATGGAAAAGTGCGAATTCGGGTGGGTGGAAGCCGTCATCGGCTCCACGATCTAAGTGGCCAC CTCCTCCAAAGGAGACCAATGGGTATCTCCGTGTTCGTTGTAATGGCGGTTTGAATCAGCAAAGAAGCGCG ATTTGTAATGCTGTTCTTGCTGCAAGAATCATGAACGCTACACTTGTTTTGCCTGAGTTGGATGCAAACTCCTTCTGGCATGATGACAG TGGATTTCATGGCCTCTATGATGTTGAGCATTTTATCCAATCACTGAGATTTGATGTACAAATTGTGGAAAGAATTCCAGAAATTCATAAAAATGGGAAAACCAAGAAGATTAAAGCTTTTCAG CTGCGCCCCCCTAGAGATGCTCCTATTAGTTGGTATACAACTGATGCTctgaagaaaatgaaggaaCATGGAGCCATTTATCTAAGTCCATTTTCACATCGTTTAGCTGAAGAAATTGACAACCCTGAGTATCAACGGTTAAGGTGCAGGGTTAACTATCATGCTCTAAGATTTAAACCGCATATTATGAAGTTAAGCGAGTCAATAGTTGATAAGCTACGCTCACAAGGTCACTTCATGGCAATACACCTCCGTTTTGAGATGGACATGCTGTCATTTGCTGG GTGCTTTGATATATTTACCCCTGcagaacaaaaaatattgaaaaagtaTCGGAAGGAAAATTTTGCTGATAAAACACTCATTTATAAAGAAAGAAGGGCCATTGGAAAATGTCCACTAACTCCAGAAGAG GTTGGTCTTATCTTACGTGCTATGGGGTTCAACAATTCCACCAGGATATACCTAGCAGCTGGCGAACTGTTTGGTGGAGAGCGGTTTATGACACCATTTAGGGCCCTATTCCCTCGCCTTGAGAATCACAGTTCTGTTGATGCCAGTGAGGAGCTGGCTACGAACTCTCAGGGATTGATAGGATCTGCTGTGGATTACATGGTTTGTCTTCTTGCTGACATATTTATGCCAACTTATGATGGACCAAGCAACTTTGCCAACAATCTCCTGGGTCACCGTCTGTATTATGGCTTTCGAACAAATATTAGACCTGACAGGAAAGGCCTTGCCCCAGTTTTTATTGCTCGAGAGAACGGAAGGACAGCTGGTTTTGAAGAAGCTGTTAGGCATGTTATGCTCAAAACAAACTTTGGTGGCCCCCACAAACGGATCTCACCAGAGTCATTTTATACAAATTCTTGGCCGGAATGTTTTTGTCAAATGGAAACACAGAATCCTGCTCATAAATGCCCATCAGAGAATGTCATGCAAAATTTGCACAGCCAATTAGTGACTGAAAACATCGACATGGAACAATACAACCGATCAGATTCAACA GATATCAGATGA
- the LOC133671542 gene encoding O-fucosyltransferase 1-like isoform X1, producing the protein MRRRLGHQRQHGKQGGGGGLLAKLSIAVLFLLICSLSLLSAPFTPNTNGSTAPSQINVEELWKSANSGGWKPSSAPRSKWPPPPKETNGYLRVRCNGGLNQQRSAICNAVLAARIMNATLVLPELDANSFWHDDSGFHGLYDVEHFIQSLRFDVQIVERIPEIHKNGKTKKIKAFQLRPPRDAPISWYTTDALKKMKEHGAIYLSPFSHRLAEEIDNPEYQRLRCRVNYHALRFKPHIMKLSESIVDKLRSQGHFMAIHLRFEMDMLSFAGCFDIFTPAEQKILKKYRKENFADKTLIYKERRAIGKCPLTPEEVGLILRAMGFNNSTRIYLAAGELFGGERFMTPFRALFPRLENHSSVDASEELATNSQGLIGSAVDYMVCLLADIFMPTYDGPSNFANNLLGHRLYYGFRTNIRPDRKGLAPVFIARENGRTAGFEEAVRHVMLKTNFGGPHKRISPESFYTNSWPECFCQMETQNPAHKCPSENVMQNLHSQLVTENIDMEQYNRSDSTVSLAER; encoded by the exons ATGAGGAG AAGATTAGGTCACCAAAGGCAGCACGGGAagcaaggaggaggaggaggattatTAGCCAAACTATCGATTGCAGTCCTTTTTCTCTTGATCTGCTCTCTTTCTTTACTCTCCGCTCCATTTACTCCTAACACTAACGGATCCACCGCACCATCTCAG ATAAATGTAGAAGAGCTATGGAAAAGTGCGAATTCGGGTGGGTGGAAGCCGTCATCGGCTCCACGATCTAAGTGGCCAC CTCCTCCAAAGGAGACCAATGGGTATCTCCGTGTTCGTTGTAATGGCGGTTTGAATCAGCAAAGAAGCGCG ATTTGTAATGCTGTTCTTGCTGCAAGAATCATGAACGCTACACTTGTTTTGCCTGAGTTGGATGCAAACTCCTTCTGGCATGATGACAG TGGATTTCATGGCCTCTATGATGTTGAGCATTTTATCCAATCACTGAGATTTGATGTACAAATTGTGGAAAGAATTCCAGAAATTCATAAAAATGGGAAAACCAAGAAGATTAAAGCTTTTCAG CTGCGCCCCCCTAGAGATGCTCCTATTAGTTGGTATACAACTGATGCTctgaagaaaatgaaggaaCATGGAGCCATTTATCTAAGTCCATTTTCACATCGTTTAGCTGAAGAAATTGACAACCCTGAGTATCAACGGTTAAGGTGCAGGGTTAACTATCATGCTCTAAGATTTAAACCGCATATTATGAAGTTAAGCGAGTCAATAGTTGATAAGCTACGCTCACAAGGTCACTTCATGGCAATACACCTCCGTTTTGAGATGGACATGCTGTCATTTGCTGG GTGCTTTGATATATTTACCCCTGcagaacaaaaaatattgaaaaagtaTCGGAAGGAAAATTTTGCTGATAAAACACTCATTTATAAAGAAAGAAGGGCCATTGGAAAATGTCCACTAACTCCAGAAGAG GTTGGTCTTATCTTACGTGCTATGGGGTTCAACAATTCCACCAGGATATACCTAGCAGCTGGCGAACTGTTTGGTGGAGAGCGGTTTATGACACCATTTAGGGCCCTATTCCCTCGCCTTGAGAATCACAGTTCTGTTGATGCCAGTGAGGAGCTGGCTACGAACTCTCAGGGATTGATAGGATCTGCTGTGGATTACATGGTTTGTCTTCTTGCTGACATATTTATGCCAACTTATGATGGACCAAGCAACTTTGCCAACAATCTCCTGGGTCACCGTCTGTATTATGGCTTTCGAACAAATATTAGACCTGACAGGAAAGGCCTTGCCCCAGTTTTTATTGCTCGAGAGAACGGAAGGACAGCTGGTTTTGAAGAAGCTGTTAGGCATGTTATGCTCAAAACAAACTTTGGTGGCCCCCACAAACGGATCTCACCAGAGTCATTTTATACAAATTCTTGGCCGGAATGTTTTTGTCAAATGGAAACACAGAATCCTGCTCATAAATGCCCATCAGAGAATGTCATGCAAAATTTGCACAGCCAATTAGTGACTGAAAACATCGACATGGAACAATACAACCGATCAGATTCAACAGTATCCTTGGCAGAAAGATAG
- the LOC133671542 gene encoding O-fucosyltransferase 1-like isoform X2, whose translation MRRLGHQRQHGKQGGGGGLLAKLSIAVLFLLICSLSLLSAPFTPNTNGSTAPSQINVEELWKSANSGGWKPSSAPRSKWPPPPKETNGYLRVRCNGGLNQQRSAICNAVLAARIMNATLVLPELDANSFWHDDSGFHGLYDVEHFIQSLRFDVQIVERIPEIHKNGKTKKIKAFQLRPPRDAPISWYTTDALKKMKEHGAIYLSPFSHRLAEEIDNPEYQRLRCRVNYHALRFKPHIMKLSESIVDKLRSQGHFMAIHLRFEMDMLSFAGCFDIFTPAEQKILKKYRKENFADKTLIYKERRAIGKCPLTPEEVGLILRAMGFNNSTRIYLAAGELFGGERFMTPFRALFPRLENHSSVDASEELATNSQGLIGSAVDYMVCLLADIFMPTYDGPSNFANNLLGHRLYYGFRTNIRPDRKGLAPVFIARENGRTAGFEEAVRHVMLKTNFGGPHKRISPESFYTNSWPECFCQMETQNPAHKCPSENVMQNLHSQLVTENIDMEQYNRSDSTVSLAER comes from the exons ATGAGGAG ATTAGGTCACCAAAGGCAGCACGGGAagcaaggaggaggaggaggattatTAGCCAAACTATCGATTGCAGTCCTTTTTCTCTTGATCTGCTCTCTTTCTTTACTCTCCGCTCCATTTACTCCTAACACTAACGGATCCACCGCACCATCTCAG ATAAATGTAGAAGAGCTATGGAAAAGTGCGAATTCGGGTGGGTGGAAGCCGTCATCGGCTCCACGATCTAAGTGGCCAC CTCCTCCAAAGGAGACCAATGGGTATCTCCGTGTTCGTTGTAATGGCGGTTTGAATCAGCAAAGAAGCGCG ATTTGTAATGCTGTTCTTGCTGCAAGAATCATGAACGCTACACTTGTTTTGCCTGAGTTGGATGCAAACTCCTTCTGGCATGATGACAG TGGATTTCATGGCCTCTATGATGTTGAGCATTTTATCCAATCACTGAGATTTGATGTACAAATTGTGGAAAGAATTCCAGAAATTCATAAAAATGGGAAAACCAAGAAGATTAAAGCTTTTCAG CTGCGCCCCCCTAGAGATGCTCCTATTAGTTGGTATACAACTGATGCTctgaagaaaatgaaggaaCATGGAGCCATTTATCTAAGTCCATTTTCACATCGTTTAGCTGAAGAAATTGACAACCCTGAGTATCAACGGTTAAGGTGCAGGGTTAACTATCATGCTCTAAGATTTAAACCGCATATTATGAAGTTAAGCGAGTCAATAGTTGATAAGCTACGCTCACAAGGTCACTTCATGGCAATACACCTCCGTTTTGAGATGGACATGCTGTCATTTGCTGG GTGCTTTGATATATTTACCCCTGcagaacaaaaaatattgaaaaagtaTCGGAAGGAAAATTTTGCTGATAAAACACTCATTTATAAAGAAAGAAGGGCCATTGGAAAATGTCCACTAACTCCAGAAGAG GTTGGTCTTATCTTACGTGCTATGGGGTTCAACAATTCCACCAGGATATACCTAGCAGCTGGCGAACTGTTTGGTGGAGAGCGGTTTATGACACCATTTAGGGCCCTATTCCCTCGCCTTGAGAATCACAGTTCTGTTGATGCCAGTGAGGAGCTGGCTACGAACTCTCAGGGATTGATAGGATCTGCTGTGGATTACATGGTTTGTCTTCTTGCTGACATATTTATGCCAACTTATGATGGACCAAGCAACTTTGCCAACAATCTCCTGGGTCACCGTCTGTATTATGGCTTTCGAACAAATATTAGACCTGACAGGAAAGGCCTTGCCCCAGTTTTTATTGCTCGAGAGAACGGAAGGACAGCTGGTTTTGAAGAAGCTGTTAGGCATGTTATGCTCAAAACAAACTTTGGTGGCCCCCACAAACGGATCTCACCAGAGTCATTTTATACAAATTCTTGGCCGGAATGTTTTTGTCAAATGGAAACACAGAATCCTGCTCATAAATGCCCATCAGAGAATGTCATGCAAAATTTGCACAGCCAATTAGTGACTGAAAACATCGACATGGAACAATACAACCGATCAGATTCAACAGTATCCTTGGCAGAAAGATAG